The Neobacillus sp. OS1-2 genome includes a window with the following:
- a CDS encoding branched-chain amino acid ABC transporter permease yields MEQFIQQLVNGISLGSIYALIALGYTMVYGIVKLINFAHGDVFMVGAFIGFYSITILDLGFFTALLISMAACAIFGVLIERIAYKPLRNATRIAALITAIGVSLFIEYGTIYIRGAQPEAYPNGIVPLKSLEIFGVKISGQSILILAVSVFLMIVLQFIVHKTKIGKAMRAVSHDMDAAKLMGINVNNTISATFAIGSALAGAAGVVFGMYYTKIEPLMGIIPGLKAFVAAVLGGIGIIPGAMAGGLLLGVIESLVSAMGGSLWRDAVAFIVLILILIFRPAGLFGKNVREKV; encoded by the coding sequence ATGGAACAATTTATCCAGCAACTGGTTAACGGAATTTCTCTGGGGAGCATTTATGCGTTGATTGCCCTTGGGTACACAATGGTTTATGGGATTGTAAAATTAATTAACTTCGCCCATGGGGACGTCTTCATGGTCGGTGCCTTCATCGGTTTTTATTCTATTACTATACTAGATTTAGGTTTTTTCACCGCCTTACTTATTTCCATGGCGGCCTGTGCCATCTTTGGCGTTTTAATTGAGCGGATTGCGTACAAGCCCTTACGAAATGCCACTAGAATTGCCGCTTTAATTACGGCAATAGGTGTCTCGCTCTTTATCGAATACGGGACCATTTATATTCGCGGTGCCCAGCCTGAAGCTTATCCAAATGGGATCGTTCCTTTAAAAAGTTTAGAGATTTTCGGTGTTAAAATTAGCGGCCAGTCTATCCTGATTTTAGCCGTCTCGGTCTTCTTAATGATTGTCCTCCAGTTTATTGTGCATAAAACCAAGATTGGTAAAGCCATGCGTGCGGTTTCTCATGATATGGATGCTGCGAAATTGATGGGCATTAATGTCAATAATACCATTTCCGCCACCTTTGCGATTGGTTCAGCTCTTGCTGGTGCCGCAGGTGTAGTTTTCGGGATGTACTATACAAAGATTGAGCCATTAATGGGAATTATTCCAGGACTGAAAGCCTTCGTGGCGGCTGTTCTGGGCGGAATTGGGATTATCCCGGGGGCAATGGCCGGCGGATTATTGTTGGGTGTTATTGAATCCCTTGTAAGTGCAATGGGAGGCTCACTATGGCGAGACGCCGTGGCCTTTATTGTCCTGATTTTAATCTTAATTTTCCGTCCTGCTGGCCTTTTTGGTAAAAATGTCAGGGAAAAGGTCTAG
- a CDS encoding MFS transporter → MNKKRDISSRRLLSIAGMGWMFDAMDVGMLSFIIAALKVEWELTPDQMGWIGSINSIGMAAGALVFGLMADRVGRKNVFIITLLLFSIGSGASAFTTTLAAFLVLRFFIGAGLGGELPVASTLVSESVSADKRGRIVVLLESFWAGGWLVAAVISYFIIPRFGWQVALLISAVPAIYALYLRMGLPDSPRFTAVKNKEKISAFGSIKKLWSKEYARPTAMLWIVWFCVVFSYYGMFLWLPSVMVMKGFSLIKSFEYVLIMTLAQLPGYFTAAWFIEKFGRKFVLVVYLIGTAASAYLFGAAESTAMLMTAGILLSFFNLGAWGGLYAYTPEQYPTIIRGTGTGMAASFGRIGGVLGPLLVGYLVTGKVSISTIFMIFCISVLIGALAVFFLGKETKSKELV, encoded by the coding sequence ATGAACAAGAAAAGGGATATATCAAGTCGAAGATTGCTGAGCATTGCGGGTATGGGCTGGATGTTTGATGCCATGGATGTTGGCATGCTTAGCTTCATTATTGCGGCCTTAAAGGTGGAGTGGGAGTTAACGCCAGATCAAATGGGCTGGATTGGCAGTATCAATTCAATTGGAATGGCCGCGGGTGCACTTGTATTTGGTCTCATGGCAGATAGAGTCGGCCGGAAAAATGTTTTTATCATTACGTTATTATTGTTTTCAATTGGCAGTGGTGCTTCAGCCTTTACTACCACTCTAGCCGCCTTTTTAGTGTTACGGTTTTTCATTGGGGCGGGCTTAGGGGGAGAGCTTCCTGTTGCCTCCACGCTTGTGTCAGAAAGTGTTTCTGCCGACAAGCGCGGGAGAATTGTTGTCTTACTGGAAAGCTTTTGGGCAGGTGGCTGGTTAGTTGCGGCAGTTATTTCTTATTTTATCATTCCAAGGTTTGGCTGGCAGGTGGCCTTGTTGATTAGTGCCGTTCCGGCTATATATGCGTTGTATTTACGGATGGGTCTGCCAGACTCGCCGCGTTTTACTGCTGTGAAGAACAAGGAGAAGATCTCCGCTTTCGGAAGTATAAAGAAATTATGGTCAAAGGAGTACGCCCGGCCAACCGCCATGCTATGGATTGTCTGGTTCTGTGTTGTCTTCTCCTATTATGGGATGTTTTTATGGCTGCCAAGTGTAATGGTCATGAAAGGCTTTAGTTTAATTAAAAGCTTTGAATATGTCCTCATCATGACACTTGCGCAGCTGCCGGGTTATTTTACGGCTGCGTGGTTTATTGAGAAATTTGGCCGGAAATTTGTTTTAGTTGTCTATTTAATTGGAACAGCTGCAAGTGCTTATTTGTTTGGTGCTGCAGAATCAACCGCCATGTTGATGACGGCAGGTATTCTGTTATCGTTCTTTAATTTGGGTGCATGGGGAGGACTTTATGCCTATACCCCTGAACAATATCCTACCATTATTCGCGGGACAGGCACCGGTATGGCTGCCTCATTTGGCCGGATCGGCGGTGTTTTAGGGCCGTTATTAGTCGGTTACCTCGTGACTGGAAAGGTATCCATTTCGACCATTTTTATGATCTTCTGTATTTCTGTCCTCATTGGGGCTTTAGCCGTCTTCTTTTTAGGGAAGGAAACGAAAAGTAAAGAATTAGTATAA
- a CDS encoding ABC transporter substrate-binding protein, with amino-acid sequence MRKKKTAGIVMSLLLAAGVMAGCNSSSSSSSGGDEEKGGTIKIGANLELSGGVASYGQSIKEGIDLALEEINKDGIDGKKLQLVSYDNKSEAPEAISGATKLISQDKVVAIIGAATSGNTKAQIEIAQSNNVPLLTPTGTAEDVTVKDGKLSDFVFRTCFIDPFQGTVAANFASNDLKAKTAAIFIDSASDYSKGLAASFKELFEKKGGKIVKEEAYVAKDTDFHAQLTNIKGKTPDFIFVPGYYEEVGLIVKQARELGIDVPMMGADGWDSPKLVELAGKDALDNTFITNHYSSGDSDPKVQDFVKAFKAKYKDKSPDAFNALGYDSAYFLADAIKRAGSGDAKKIQKALAETDGLELVTGKMKLDKNHNPIKSAVILEYKGGEQTFKTKVSPE; translated from the coding sequence ATGAGAAAGAAAAAAACAGCTGGTATTGTTATGTCGCTCTTGTTAGCGGCAGGTGTAATGGCAGGATGTAATTCTTCTTCTTCTTCAAGTTCAGGCGGAGATGAGGAAAAAGGTGGAACAATTAAGATTGGTGCCAATCTTGAGCTTTCCGGCGGTGTAGCATCCTACGGTCAATCGATTAAAGAAGGGATTGACCTGGCCCTTGAGGAAATTAACAAAGACGGTATTGATGGTAAAAAGCTTCAGCTTGTTTCGTATGATAATAAATCAGAGGCGCCAGAGGCCATTAGTGGTGCAACAAAATTAATCAGTCAAGATAAGGTTGTGGCCATTATTGGTGCTGCCACAAGTGGAAATACAAAAGCACAAATTGAAATTGCTCAAAGCAATAATGTCCCACTTTTGACACCAACAGGAACTGCCGAAGACGTGACAGTTAAGGACGGCAAATTAAGTGACTTCGTCTTCCGTACTTGTTTCATTGACCCATTCCAAGGGACAGTAGCAGCAAACTTTGCCTCTAATGATCTAAAGGCCAAAACAGCTGCGATCTTCATCGATAGTGCAAGTGATTATTCAAAAGGCCTAGCGGCTTCCTTCAAAGAGTTGTTTGAGAAGAAAGGCGGAAAGATCGTTAAGGAAGAAGCATACGTTGCGAAGGATACTGACTTCCATGCCCAATTAACAAACATTAAAGGGAAAACTCCTGACTTCATCTTTGTTCCTGGCTATTATGAAGAAGTTGGTCTAATTGTTAAGCAGGCTCGCGAATTAGGGATTGATGTACCAATGATGGGTGCTGACGGCTGGGATTCTCCTAAACTAGTTGAACTTGCAGGCAAGGATGCCTTAGACAATACGTTCATCACGAACCACTATTCTTCCGGTGACTCGGATCCAAAGGTACAAGATTTCGTTAAAGCGTTTAAAGCAAAATATAAAGACAAGTCTCCTGATGCCTTCAACGCTTTAGGTTATGATTCTGCTTATTTCCTTGCTGATGCTATTAAGCGTGCTGGCAGCGGTGATGCGAAGAAAATCCAAAAGGCTCTTGCTGAAACAGATGGTCTAGAGCTTGTAACGGGAAAAATGAAGCTTGATAAGAACCACAACCCAATTAAATCCGCTGTTATTTTAGAGTACAAGGGCGGAGAGCAAACATTTAAAACGAAGGTTAGTCCTGAATAA